The following is a genomic window from Alphaproteobacteria bacterium LSUCC0396.
TTCATTCCTGATGCATCAACCCGCACAGCTGCAATGGAAAATGGCGAGGTTCTCTATGCTGCCTATAACGCCATCCCAAATATTGATGCCGTCCGCCTGAAGGAACGTGATGACATTGACGTAACCACTGAGGGTTATTCAATGATCAATCCGATGGCGTTGATTGAATTCAACACCAAGGAAGGCCCGTTTGTGGACCCGGCAATTCGCCGCGCAATTTCAGTTGCAATTGACCGCCGGTTTATGATTGACACAATTTTCTTTGGGTATGGAAAGCCAGCCACAAGTGCATTGAGTAGTAACTTCAAGGCAACAAACCTACATGCTGAAATGCCAAATTACCCTGAAAAGGGCGATAAGGCTGCAGCAAATGCAATTCTTGATAAAGCCGGGTACAAGCGTGACGGCAACGGCGTTCGCTTGAAAGCTGTTCTGGACATTATTCCATACGGTGAGGACTGGCGCCGTGCTGGCGAGTATCTGAAGCAGGCACTCGGCGATATCGGTATCCAGTTGGATCTGCGGTATGAGGATGTTCCAACATGGCTGAAGCGTGTCTACCACCGCTATGACTTCCAGATGAATGTGAACTATTTCTACCAGCTGCCAGATCCGGTTCTGGGTGTTCACCGCCATTATGGCACGGATCAGATTCGCAAAGGCACACATTTTGTTAACTCATCACGCTACAGCAACCCAAAGCTGGATGCTTTGCTTGATGCCGGTGCCGGTGAGCCAGATGCTGCGAAGCGGACAGCCACATATAAAGAAATCCAGCAGATTTTAGCGGATGACATGCCTGTCGTGAATTTGTTCGAGCTTGAATTCTTGGTTGTTTACAACACCAAGCTGAAAGGTGCTTACGACTCTGCAATGGGTGCCTATGGCTCATTCAGAGAAGCCTATATTGACGACTAAGACATAATTTTTGCTGGGCCAGAATTTAATGTCTGGCCCAGTATTATTTATTTATTCGTCTACCTTTTTATCCAGAGTTGCCGGATAGGTATGCCAAATGACAAAATCGACCAAAATTTTTAAATATGTTGGCAAACGATTATTGCAAGGAATACCAATCATCCTTGCCATCGTTGTCATCAACTTCTTTCTTCTGAATTTGGCTGAAGGCGATGCGGTTGACGTATTGGCTGGCGAGGCTGGCTCGGCAACCCCCGAATATATGGCGCAGTTGCGTAAGAAATTTGGTTTGGATCAGCCGTTACCTGTGCAGCTGATGGTATATCTGAAAAATGTTCTAAGCCTTGATCTTGGGTATTCTTTTAGACATGACATGCCCGTCAATGAATTGATCTTTGACCGCTTTGCTGCCACCGGTTTACTTATGACCAGCACGATTATTCTGGCCGTAGGCTTTGGCATTCTGCTGGGTCTTCTGGCTGCAATGCGCCTGAACACATGGAAAGATGCCGTTATTACCGTGTTTGCTCTGATCACCTACGCGACGCCACTATTCTGGGTGGGGTTAATGATGATCGTTGTCTTTTCGCTAAATCTTGGATGGTTCCCCACAAGTGGTATGACCAATATTGCAGCCTTCTATGAGGGCTGGGACTATGTTGTGGATGTGGCTCGCCATCTTGTTCTACCGACGATTACTTTGTCACTTTTCTATCTGGCGTTATACACGCGAATGATGCGGGCCTCGATGCTAGAGCAATATGGACAAGATTACGTCGTGACTGCGCGGGCAAAGGGCCTGACCGAACGACGCATCACCTATGTCCATGTTTTGCGTAATGCGCTTTTACCTGTTGTGACCATGGCTGGCGTTCAGGTTGGTGCATTAATTGGCGGTTCAGTCATTGTTGAGTCTGTGTTTGCCTGGCCCGGATTAGGAATGCTCGCGTTTGAGTCGCTATTTGCGCGAGATCTAAACCTGCTGCTTGGCATCTTCCTGCTATCCTCAATGCTTGTCGTGGTGGTGAATCTAATTGTCGACATCATTTACTGCTTCCTCGATCCCAGAATTGAGGTGAATTAAGATGGGAAATTTCTGGACGCGATATAAGCGAAACCATGCTGCTGTTTTTGGGTTATTTGTTATCGTTCTGATTATCGTGATGGCAATAACAGCAAGCTTTCTGTACCCAGAAGACCCGTTCCGTTTGGTTGGCAAGCCACTGTCCGAACCACTAACCAACGGTTTTCTTCTTGGCAGTGATTCGCTTGGACGTGACGTCGCATCAGGTATTGTCCATGGTGCCAAGACATCATTGCTGATCGGATTTGTTGCCACGCTTGTCTCGGTGTTTATTGGAATTTTCTTTGGTGCCTTTGCCGGTTATTTCGGCGGCCTTATTGACGATATTCTGATGCGTGTAACCGAAATTTTTCAGACAATCCCATCCTTTATTTTTGCCATTTTGCTGGTGGCGATTCTGAAACCGTCAATGAGCAGTATTGTTATTGCGATTGCAGTTGTTTCATGGCCGGGGGTTGCAAGGCTCGTTCGAGGCGAATTCTTGGCCGTCAAGAATCGTGAATTTGTACAAGCATGCCACACGTTGGGAATGAGTGACCTTCGTATTATGCTATGGGAAATCCTGCCAAATTGCCTTAGCCCAATTATTGTTGTTGGGTCTTTGATGGTGGCAACCGCCATTCTGATCGAGAGCGGGCTGGCCTTTCTTGGCCTTGGTGATCCAAATGTCATGAGCTGGGGCTTTCTGATTGGTGCAGGTCGTACCATGTTGCGGTCTGCCTGGTGGGTTTGCACCTTTCCTGGTGTTGCTATTTTGATAACAGTGCTGGCGATTAACCTGATTGGTGAGGGGTTGAATGACGCACTCAACCCCCGTCTGAAAGAACGGCAATGACAAAAAGACTTCTCTCGATAAATGATCTTTCAATTCTGCTGCCAACTGGTGCTGACCGGGAGTATGCGGTTCAGGATATTAACCTTGAACTGAACGCGGGTGAGACCGTTTGTGTTGTTGGTGAAAGTGGGTCGGGAAAATCACTAACAGCGCGTGCCGTTATGGGTCTGCTGCCGGCACCGCATGTGCGTGTTGGCAAGGGTGAGATTATCTTTGGTGACGAAGATTTAACCAAAGTCACTTATGAGCGCCTTCGTGAATTGCGTGGCAGTGAAATCTCAATGATTTTCCAAGAACCCATGACAGCGTTGAATCCAGTTATGACGATTGGCGCTCAAATTGATGAAGTTTTTCGGTATCATGTATCAATGTCGGCCAAGGACCGCGTCGAAAAGGCTTTAAGCCTACTGGTTGATGTTAATTTGCCCGACCCTGCGAAGATCATTGACGCCTACCCGCACGAGCTTTCGGGCGGTCAAAGGCAGCGCTCAATGATCGCTATGGCACTGGCACTTGGCCCCAAAATTTTGATTGCTGATGAGCCAACAACGGCCCTTGATGTTACAACACAAGCGCAGATACTCGAGTTGATTAGCGATATGCAGAAACGGCTTGATACCGGCGTTTTATTCATTACTCATGATTTCGGTGTTGTTGCTGATATAGCTGATCGGGTTATTGTCATGCAACATGGCAAGATTGTTGAAACCGGAACCACCAAGCAAGTTCTGCAAAAACCAAAACACCCCTATACCAAATCGTTAATTGCTGCCATCCCACGGTTAAAGCCACGCAAAGCAAGATCAAGAGCAGCCGAAGTCGTCCTGAAAACCGAAGACATTTGCAAATCATTCGGTGGTGGTAGAAGTTTTTTTGGCTTTGGCAAACCGAGCCGCGATGTTAAGGCCGTTCAAAATGTGCAAATCGAATTGCGCCGCGGCGAAACCCTTGGCGTGGTCGGCGAGAGTGGCTCAGGGAAATCCACTCTGGCACGTTGTGTAATCCGGCTCATTGATAGCGATGCAGGCCAGATCAAACTTGGCGATGTTGACATCACCAAATTAAGTCGCAACGAACTACGCCCATTCAGAAAGCGCATACAGATGGTGTTTCAGGACCCGTTTGCGTCATTGAACCCACGTATCAGGGTTGGTGATATCATTTCCCAAGGCCCTATTCTGCAGGGCGAAGATAAGGATGAAGCTTCCAAACGCGCCTATGAACTTCTGGACATTGTTGGCCTTGATCGCAGATCATTTGATCGCTTTCCACATGAGTTTTCTGGTGGACAGCGCCAGCGTATCGGTATTGCAAGAGCATTATCCCTAAGGCCAGATATTCTGGTTGCCGATGAGCCAGTTTCAGCGTTGGATGTTTCAATTCAGGCGCAAATTCTTGAACTTCTGGATGAGATTCGGGAACAGATGGATTTATCCATGCTGTTCATCACGCATGATTTGCGTGTCGCGGCACAGGTTTGTGATTACGTTGCCGTCATGCAATATGGCAAGATTGTTGAGACAGGGCCAACGGCTGAATTATTCGAAAATCCAAAAGACGCTTATACAAAATCATTGCTTGCTGCGGTTCCGGGAAAAGACTGGCATTTTTGAATATTGAAACTACGGAAACTGCGAAAGCTACGAAAACAATGCGCCAATAACCTATTTCCCGTGGTCTGATCCTTATTATTGTGAATATGAGATATTTGTGATGTCGAACCCCAAAACCCTTAATCCGGTGAACACGATTCACGGGCTTTATCGAAGCTATCAGAACAAAAGCACCAAGCCCAGCATAGTAGTCCAGGCCTATCTGGCTGAAATAGAACGACTAAATCCCCGTCTTGGGGCTTATCAAAACATATGGGCTGATACGGCACTAGAAATGGCGGCGGCGGCGGACAAATCATTGGCTGCGGGCTTTACTGCAGGACCATTCTACGGGGTGCCTTATGCCTTGAAAGACATTTTTAATGTAAAAGACAGGGTGACAACCTGCGGGTCGGCGGCGATGCTTGGTAATATCGCCGTCACTACCGCAACAATGGTTCAACGGCTGGCAGCCGCTGGCGGGATTATTCTTGGCAAAACCAAAACGGTTGAATGTGCCTTTGGCGGCTGGGGGACCAATCAGAAAATGGGAACCCCGATGAACCCATGGGATAGGGAAACACACCGTATTCCGGGAGGGTCATCATCGGGAACGGCGGTAGCGGTTGCCTCGGGTATGGCGCCTTGCGGCATGGGCAGTGACACAGGCGGATCAATTCGTTTGCCGGCTGCCTATTGTGGGCTTGTTGGCCTGAAGGTAACGGCGGGGCGTTTGCCGTTGGATGGTATCATGCCGCTATCGCAAACGCTTGACACGCCCGGGCCAATCGCCCAGACGGTGCTTGACTGCCTAATCATGTTTGATGTGTTAGACGGCCGCGAAGGTTGGAAAATCATCCAAGACATGGACAATAATGATGGCTTATATGCAGTTATGAATAGGGGCGTCGCTGGATTGCGCCTTGGCAGCCTTATCGATAGCGAGCGTCAGCAATGTTCGGACGAGATGCTTGCATCCTATGATATGGCTTTGGATCGTTTACGCGCAATGGGGGCTGAAATTATACCGTTTCAAAACCCGGTATCCTACGGCGACCTGGCCGATGATAACGGGATGATTACAGCGGTTGAGGCCTTTTATAATCATGGCCATTTCTACAAAAACCCGGATTTGCCAATGGATGAAGATGTGCGCACACGAATGCTATCAGGAGAGCAATATCACGCCCATGACTATTTCCGTGTTTTACAACGACGCAAAGAAACCATGGCCGCCTTTAATGGTGCAATGCGCGGTTTTGATGCGCTGGTGATGCCAAGCAGTACAAGCACTGCCCCAGCGTTGGCCGATGTCGATCAGGCGGTATCACCGGGCTATTTCACTCGGCCTTTTAATTTTCTGGAAATGTGCGGCCTATCGCTGCCAATTAACCTCTCGAGTGACGGCATGCCAACCAGCATACAAATTGTCGGTAAAGCGCATGATGAAGCGATGTGCCTTCGTGTTGGCGCCGCCCTTGAGCAGGATTTACCACCAATTGGCCGGCCTGATTTATCCTAGGGCTCAACAAATTTACGCACAACATTTCCAAGCAATGTTGAAATATTGTTATCGTAATTGTTCCACGGCAATGACCCGCAAAAGGTGATTGAACCAACTGCGAACACTTGTCCGCCTTTCGATGTTTTAAAATAGACCATATCAGCCCGTTTTGCATCAGCTTCGGGGCCACCTGATAGATTTGTTAGATGCGTTAACATTTCTTCTGGAACAAGAATAAACCGGTTATGCTCGTCATAAGATTGCGCAAGAATGATGATATCCTCGCCCTCATCAAGCTTTTCATCGCGCCGATCAAGTTCAAACCCGGCCGCGCCATGTCCGCTAAAGCCAAAATCTCCAAGCAACTCGTCATTTATGCCGTCAAAAACCCAGTCCATATTTTTGTCGTAGTTAACACGCTTATAAGGCATGCCAACAAAATTTCCCTGCGCGGTAAAGCCGATGCCAACTAGCTTTTGCGGCGGGCGGCCATTGCGCCGCCAAAGGCCACCGTAACTGCCGTCAAAGGCATTATAATATTCCCCTGGTTCAGACGCCCATGCGCGCAACCCGTCTTCAGACCGCCTGATTTCAAGCAAGGCCGGATCTTCAGAATGGCGCACAATCCGCCAGTAAAATCCATTGCCGCCAAGATAAATAAGCCCCCCACCGTCATCCCGGTAATCTTTCAACGCATCAAGTGTTGCGCTGGTGTGATATTCAGGATGGCTTCCGGTTAAGACCGCTTTATAGCCTGAGATGGCGGCCACACCGTCACGATCAAGCTCATCATCGGTAATAATGTCATATGCAATGTCCTGATTATGCAACCATGCGATCAAATGGCTATCTGCCTGAAAATGGCGAAGGCCAGAACAGGTTGCTTCGCCAAAGGTTAGATAGCCGGGCCTAAGATTGAAAAGAACACGTTTATGTGAGGCATGGCAAATGCCCGAGCCGTCGGTATGGTTATTGTAGGTCGACAGCCCATAATGCCGGTATTCGGAGGGGTTATTCGGGTAGGCATTCCATGCGCTGATCTTTTCAAGCCATGATGGCGCAAAGTCAGGGCGGGCATGATTGCCATAGATCGTGTAGGTAAACGTCGAGACCAGAACACATAAATCTGCACGGCGCTCGCCAATTGGTGGACACACAAAAAACGGCATAGCATCATAATGCCCTTCGGCCTCGATGCGCATAATATATATGCCGGAGGGCATATCATCGGGAACCACAAAGTCAAAATCTCTGTCCCATCCAAAATCATAAATATCGTCATCGTGGAACAAGATTGCAGCATAATGGTCTGGATTGTGTCGCCAGCAAAATTCAGTTGCGTCCCACTTATGACCCGTGACCCCCCTCGTAGGGGCGTTCTTCAATAAAAGATCAGGCCCGGTATGGGCCTTAACCGACATCGATGATATGGATTGGGCAAAATCCCATTTCGCAATTAACGTGCCGTCAACCAGAATTTCTGGCGCCTCAATTTTCCCATTAAAGCAACAAGGGGCGTCACCAAATCCTGCCGCGATGCGAACCGATGCCGTCACTGAAAGTGGCAGCATCTGGGCACTGCCCAATTCTGTGTGGGCACTTTTTGCACCATCAATATTTGCGTTTGCAGTCATCATAGATTTTACATCAAGCGCCATCATACCCGATGCTAAAACCTTGAGCTCCAGGCTGTGCCATTGGTTGCACTTTACCAAGACGGATGAAGAAACCGACATGCCACCTGGTAATTTGGCAGTGATCATACCCTTTGAATCAAGGATAATCGAAACATGACCCCAAGCGAATAACGTTTGGTCTGCAGCCACGAGAATTGTCGGCATAAACCATAATTTTATCGAAAGTTCAGTGTTGATTTGCGCCCCTAGATCGGTCGCACTTTGGGCAAATGAGCCTGGGGTAAACCCCTGATAGCGCGATGTGAAAGACGATGATTTGAAATGAATGCTGGCATCTTCTTCGACAATGCCGGGCCCATCCGGGTTCGGATCTGCCGAAATCGAGCGATGCAATGTTGCCTTAAAATCTGAAACCGCACGGCTGGAAACAAAAAATGTGATAGTCTCGCCAGGCCTTGCCGACAATTTATCTGAATATCCGGCAATAAATACATCTTGCATGATTGCTCAATCCTGTTCGATGGAAAAGAGGTTATTAAGGCTTCATGGCGATAGCCCTCGCTCATACTGAAACACGCGCTGTTAAAATGATCAAGGCCGACTGATATAAGATCACTGCGCTAGAAGCCCACTGCTGGGCAGGGTTAGTTGAAACTGTGATACCGGATTATTTCGCTAGCATTTACCCTGCAACAAAAGCAGCGACAAACACAAAAAAAACCGCCTCAAATGCGAGACGGCTAGGTATCTAATATTAAATAAAATTATTTGGTTGCGGGGGCAGGATTTGTTCAAGACCCTACCATTAAAAAATGGGTTTGAGGTAATAAATGGGCGTGAAACCGCCGTTACTTGCACCTTAATTATGCAGTGATTTAATTAGCTATTTAACAGCCACCCAACCAATCATTTAGTCAATGAAGGTAGCAAATTCATCAATCGACACCCGCGCCGAATGCACTCGATTGATTGGAGCCTCAGTATCTTCAAAGCCGATAGCAACGCCACATGCAAGCATCAAGTCGTCTGGCGCGCCGGTTGCTGCGCGTACATTTTTATGAAAAAACGTCCAGTAGCCCTGGGCACAGCTGGCAAGACCATGGTCTTCACATAACAGCATCAGGCTTTGTAAAAACATGCCCAGATCCATCCACTGGCCATAGCTTAGGGAGCGGTCAATATATGCAAACACGCCAACCGGCGCATTAAACATCAGCGCATTTTTGGCAAATTGCGCTCGCCGGCCGGCCTTGTCTTCCCGTTCGATCCCAAGAACGCGGTAAATATCCTCGCCAATTGCAAAGCGCCGCGCATCAAATTCGGTTTTAAGTGGTTTTGGATAGACCGCATATTCAGGCGTCGACAGTGGCTTATTTTGA
Proteins encoded in this region:
- a CDS encoding ABC transporter substrate-binding protein, coding for MKKILTSIFMAGSLLLGSGAVYADKSGGTLSFLVQPEPPTLASYVSTSGPIGLVMPKVYEGLFDYNNDGSMVPILAESYKASADGKTVTFNLRKGVKWHDGKPFTSADVQFSVMEVLKKVHPRGPNSFREVTSIDTPDEHTAIFNLKKPAPYMMRSFSAYESPMVPKHLLEGQDIKAAPLANKPVGTGPFKFVEWKKGQYIRLDKNKDYWQKGLPHLDRIVGRFIPDASTRTAAMENGEVLYAAYNAIPNIDAVRLKERDDIDVTTEGYSMINPMALIEFNTKEGPFVDPAIRRAISVAIDRRFMIDTIFFGYGKPATSALSSNFKATNLHAEMPNYPEKGDKAAANAILDKAGYKRDGNGVRLKAVLDIIPYGEDWRRAGEYLKQALGDIGIQLDLRYEDVPTWLKRVYHRYDFQMNVNYFYQLPDPVLGVHRHYGTDQIRKGTHFVNSSRYSNPKLDALLDAGAGEPDAAKRTATYKEIQQILADDMPVVNLFELEFLVVYNTKLKGAYDSAMGAYGSFREAYIDD
- a CDS encoding ABC transporter permease, with amino-acid sequence MTKSTKIFKYVGKRLLQGIPIILAIVVINFFLLNLAEGDAVDVLAGEAGSATPEYMAQLRKKFGLDQPLPVQLMVYLKNVLSLDLGYSFRHDMPVNELIFDRFAATGLLMTSTIILAVGFGILLGLLAAMRLNTWKDAVITVFALITYATPLFWVGLMMIVVFSLNLGWFPTSGMTNIAAFYEGWDYVVDVARHLVLPTITLSLFYLALYTRMMRASMLEQYGQDYVVTARAKGLTERRITYVHVLRNALLPVVTMAGVQVGALIGGSVIVESVFAWPGLGMLAFESLFARDLNLLLGIFLLSSMLVVVVNLIVDIIYCFLDPRIEVN
- a CDS encoding ABC transporter permease, translated to MGNFWTRYKRNHAAVFGLFVIVLIIVMAITASFLYPEDPFRLVGKPLSEPLTNGFLLGSDSLGRDVASGIVHGAKTSLLIGFVATLVSVFIGIFFGAFAGYFGGLIDDILMRVTEIFQTIPSFIFAILLVAILKPSMSSIVIAIAVVSWPGVARLVRGEFLAVKNREFVQACHTLGMSDLRIMLWEILPNCLSPIIVVGSLMVATAILIESGLAFLGLGDPNVMSWGFLIGAGRTMLRSAWWVCTFPGVAILITVLAINLIGEGLNDALNPRLKERQ
- a CDS encoding ABC transporter ATP-binding protein codes for the protein MTKRLLSINDLSILLPTGADREYAVQDINLELNAGETVCVVGESGSGKSLTARAVMGLLPAPHVRVGKGEIIFGDEDLTKVTYERLRELRGSEISMIFQEPMTALNPVMTIGAQIDEVFRYHVSMSAKDRVEKALSLLVDVNLPDPAKIIDAYPHELSGGQRQRSMIAMALALGPKILIADEPTTALDVTTQAQILELISDMQKRLDTGVLFITHDFGVVADIADRVIVMQHGKIVETGTTKQVLQKPKHPYTKSLIAAIPRLKPRKARSRAAEVVLKTEDICKSFGGGRSFFGFGKPSRDVKAVQNVQIELRRGETLGVVGESGSGKSTLARCVIRLIDSDAGQIKLGDVDITKLSRNELRPFRKRIQMVFQDPFASLNPRIRVGDIISQGPILQGEDKDEASKRAYELLDIVGLDRRSFDRFPHEFSGGQRQRIGIARALSLRPDILVADEPVSALDVSIQAQILELLDEIREQMDLSMLFITHDLRVAAQVCDYVAVMQYGKIVETGPTAELFENPKDAYTKSLLAAVPGKDWHF
- a CDS encoding amidase, whose product is MSNPKTLNPVNTIHGLYRSYQNKSTKPSIVVQAYLAEIERLNPRLGAYQNIWADTALEMAAAADKSLAAGFTAGPFYGVPYALKDIFNVKDRVTTCGSAAMLGNIAVTTATMVQRLAAAGGIILGKTKTVECAFGGWGTNQKMGTPMNPWDRETHRIPGGSSSGTAVAVASGMAPCGMGSDTGGSIRLPAAYCGLVGLKVTAGRLPLDGIMPLSQTLDTPGPIAQTVLDCLIMFDVLDGREGWKIIQDMDNNDGLYAVMNRGVAGLRLGSLIDSERQQCSDEMLASYDMALDRLRAMGAEIIPFQNPVSYGDLADDNGMITAVEAFYNHGHFYKNPDLPMDEDVRTRMLSGEQYHAHDYFRVLQRRKETMAAFNGAMRGFDALVMPSSTSTAPALADVDQAVSPGYFTRPFNFLEMCGLSLPINLSSDGMPTSIQIVGKAHDEAMCLRVGAALEQDLPPIGRPDLS
- a CDS encoding N,N-dimethylformamidase beta subunit family domain-containing protein, whose amino-acid sequence is MQDVFIAGYSDKLSARPGETITFFVSSRAVSDFKATLHRSISADPNPDGPGIVEEDASIHFKSSSFTSRYQGFTPGSFAQSATDLGAQINTELSIKLWFMPTILVAADQTLFAWGHVSIILDSKGMITAKLPGGMSVSSSVLVKCNQWHSLELKVLASGMMALDVKSMMTANANIDGAKSAHTELGSAQMLPLSVTASVRIAAGFGDAPCCFNGKIEAPEILVDGTLIAKWDFAQSISSMSVKAHTGPDLLLKNAPTRGVTGHKWDATEFCWRHNPDHYAAILFHDDDIYDFGWDRDFDFVVPDDMPSGIYIMRIEAEGHYDAMPFFVCPPIGERRADLCVLVSTFTYTIYGNHARPDFAPSWLEKISAWNAYPNNPSEYRHYGLSTYNNHTDGSGICHASHKRVLFNLRPGYLTFGEATCSGLRHFQADSHLIAWLHNQDIAYDIITDDELDRDGVAAISGYKAVLTGSHPEYHTSATLDALKDYRDDGGGLIYLGGNGFYWRIVRHSEDPALLEIRRSEDGLRAWASEPGEYYNAFDGSYGGLWRRNGRPPQKLVGIGFTAQGNFVGMPYKRVNYDKNMDWVFDGINDELLGDFGFSGHGAAGFELDRRDEKLDEGEDIIILAQSYDEHNRFILVPEEMLTHLTNLSGGPEADAKRADMVYFKTSKGGQVFAVGSITFCGSLPWNNYDNNISTLLGNVVRKFVEP
- a CDS encoding nitroreductase is translated as MFDDKAKQKGRVGLTMTVEHALQHRKSCRSFLDRPVDSQLLRRIIQQASRAPSNGNLQPWQLFVLTGDALASLKANTREAIAQNKPLSTPEYAVYPKPLKTEFDARRFAIGEDIYRVLGIEREDKAGRRAQFAKNALMFNAPVGVFAYIDRSLSYGQWMDLGMFLQSLMLLCEDHGLASCAQGYWTFFHKNVRAATGAPDDLMLACGVAIGFEDTEAPINRVHSARVSIDEFATFID